A region from the Deinococcus ruber genome encodes:
- a CDS encoding recombinase family protein, with protein MTLSLPVPSINAIGGVRVSTDQQTDKYGPERQRSDIHREAARAGLDVTDWVEETVSGANDERAAENRYYELARQYPGLNVIFSHPSRVGRHVEVTVGIARRIHALGGTVYIAGIGSLRDRRNWKEFLRDAVDAESDYSNLIYNLNTGKDDKARRNRWPHGPPPWGYVLERDHRGQSILPVPVPELVPAIRRLYDLAEQGGETFTLDIMRAEGWPARSASGWEPRSLHGILTNSAYMGVRYWHGIRIDFEPIITPEQWYRVQAARQERGTHAGAKGMHPLLLTGFARCALCDRTMVRGANRSFNRLKNGERSTAINVRYYCTKAKSHQCPHRKHWSVKKLDAICWQAFTTEISDPVRLAHIAAPLPSVPKADTSGRMAELRQAIERAWRPFIDGRAGYTEQTAEKLAAPHALELAKLEAEAASAPVVDDRDFVARAREFTQLLAEAQTQEQRRQLLRLLQARFYVGTEGLERLVVSIP; from the coding sequence ATGACCCTCTCCCTGCCTGTTCCGTCCATCAACGCCATCGGCGGCGTGCGCGTGAGCACCGATCAACAAACCGACAAGTACGGCCCGGAACGCCAGCGATCCGACATCCACCGGGAAGCAGCGCGGGCAGGACTCGACGTGACCGACTGGGTCGAAGAGACCGTCAGCGGCGCAAACGACGAGCGGGCTGCCGAGAACCGCTACTACGAACTCGCCCGCCAATACCCCGGCCTGAACGTGATCTTCAGCCACCCCAGCCGCGTCGGGCGACACGTCGAAGTCACCGTGGGCATCGCCCGGCGGATTCATGCTCTGGGCGGCACGGTCTATATCGCGGGCATCGGCAGTCTGCGTGACCGGCGCAACTGGAAGGAATTCCTCCGCGACGCCGTGGACGCGGAATCCGACTACTCGAACCTGATCTACAACCTGAACACCGGCAAGGATGACAAGGCGCGGCGCAACCGCTGGCCGCACGGCCCGCCCCCGTGGGGGTACGTGCTGGAGCGAGACCACAGGGGGCAGTCCATCCTGCCGGTGCCGGTACCGGAACTGGTGCCCGCCATTCGTCGCCTGTACGACCTGGCAGAGCAGGGAGGGGAGACCTTCACCCTGGACATCATGCGGGCCGAAGGCTGGCCTGCCCGCAGCGCGTCCGGCTGGGAACCGCGCAGCCTGCACGGCATCCTGACCAATTCCGCGTACATGGGCGTGCGGTACTGGCACGGCATCCGGATCGACTTCGAGCCGATCATCACGCCCGAGCAGTGGTACCGGGTGCAGGCGGCCCGCCAGGAACGCGGCACGCACGCCGGGGCGAAGGGCATGCACCCGCTGCTGCTGACCGGATTCGCCCGTTGCGCCCTCTGTGACCGGACCATGGTGCGTGGGGCAAACCGCAGCTTCAACCGCCTGAAGAATGGCGAGCGCAGCACCGCGATCAACGTCCGGTATTACTGTACCAAGGCCAAATCACACCAGTGCCCGCACCGGAAGCACTGGTCGGTGAAGAAGCTCGACGCGATCTGCTGGCAGGCGTTCACGACGGAAATCAGCGACCCGGTCCGCCTCGCCCACATTGCCGCGCCACTGCCAAGTGTTCCGAAGGCAGACACCAGCGGGCGCATGGCGGAACTGCGGCAGGCCATCGAGCGAGCGTGGCGACCCTTCATCGACGGGCGGGCCGGGTACACCGAACAGACGGCAGAGAAGCTGGCTGCGCCGCACGCACTGGAGCTGGCAAAACTGGAAGCGGAGGCAGCGAGTGCCCCCGTGGTGGATGATCGGGATTTTGTGGCGCGGGCCAGGGAGTTCACGCAGCTGCTGGCAGAAGCCCAGACGCAGGAGCAACGGCGACAGCTGCTCCGATTGCTCCAGGCCCGGTTCTATGTGGGGACGGAGGGCTTGGAGCGGCTGGTGGTGTCGATTCCGTAG
- a CDS encoding alpha/beta fold hydrolase — MLPLTVTAALGMVAAQNAIPAQPVNASMPGAQMGSALMNGQIPASGMVEVSGGKVFFKAEGKGTPMLLIHGYPLNGELFKNNRTALAAAGYQVITVDLPGFGKSMVNSSDASIEFMPAASSASWTLWG, encoded by the coding sequence ATGCTTCCTCTGACAGTCACTGCTGCACTCGGGATGGTGGCTGCACAGAACGCAATTCCCGCTCAGCCGGTCAATGCCAGCATGCCCGGTGCCCAGATGGGCAGCGCCCTGATGAACGGCCAGATTCCTGCCAGCGGTATGGTCGAGGTGTCGGGCGGCAAGGTCTTCTTCAAGGCCGAGGGCAAGGGCACGCCGATGCTGCTGATTCACGGCTATCCGCTGAACGGTGAACTGTTCAAGAACAACCGCACGGCTCTCGCGGCAGCGGGATATCAGGTCATCACCGTCGATCTGCCCGGTTTTGGCAAGAGCATGGTCAACAGCAGCGACGCCAGTATCGAATTTATGCCCGCAGCATCCTCAGCGTCATGGACGCTCTGGGGCTGA
- a CDS encoding DUF1175 family protein, with protein sequence MKFGRLRTLMWMACLLACSWPGGTGSQAGAVQPSALDSDHDGYPDALELVGTDRASFADWFASVAQSQYYGMNADWKPETRDCSGLLRYAFFNALEQHDAAWYAKFRYLPQPHTPPVRAYSLPAPLVRYSMFRVAAGDYRADDVKMGRMVGRTTVQYLIKHSTVFVSRDPAQAQRGDLLMFLRPELASYHSMVYLGGGLVVYHTGASVAEGGQVRLVTLATLMRHPNMAFHPTRSNPNFLGVYRWKILE encoded by the coding sequence ATGAAGTTCGGAAGACTCAGAACGCTGATGTGGATGGCCTGCCTGCTGGCGTGTTCGTGGCCGGGCGGCACAGGCTCGCAGGCCGGGGCAGTGCAGCCGTCGGCCCTCGACAGCGACCACGACGGCTACCCGGACGCTCTCGAACTGGTGGGCACCGACCGGGCCAGCTTCGCAGACTGGTTCGCCAGCGTCGCCCAGAGTCAGTACTACGGCATGAATGCCGACTGGAAACCGGAAACCCGCGACTGCTCGGGGCTGCTGCGGTACGCCTTCTTCAACGCGCTTGAGCAGCACGACGCCGCGTGGTATGCCAAATTCCGCTATCTGCCGCAGCCGCACACGCCCCCGGTGCGTGCTTACAGCCTGCCCGCCCCGCTGGTTCGGTATTCGATGTTCCGGGTGGCGGCGGGCGACTACCGTGCAGACGACGTGAAAATGGGCCGGATGGTGGGCCGCACCACCGTGCAGTACCTGATCAAGCATTCGACGGTGTTCGTGTCACGCGATCCGGCACAGGCGCAGCGCGGCGACCTGCTGATGTTTCTGCGGCCCGAACTGGCGTCGTATCACAGCATGGTGTATCTGGGGGGCGGGCTTGTCGTGTACCACACGGGGGCGAGTGTTGCGGAAGGGGGGCAGGTTCGGCTGGTGACGCTTGCCACGCTGATGAGGCATCCGAACATGGCGTTTCACCCTACGCGGAGTAATCCGAATTTTCTTGGGGTTTATCGGTGGAAGATTCTGGAATGA